A single region of the Methanocella sp. genome encodes:
- a CDS encoding HEAT repeat domain-containing protein, with protein sequence MNEELLDKLRDPDPEVRAFAAYYLKNLAGEEAIEPLIVAAGDPEAPVRQGAVHSLAVLGFRTGQGRVVGHVEYALGDPSTEVRREAAMALGAWLSGMVDDGRTVRSLIKTLKDPDPEVAERAAFALERIYDRRGSYDLARPLLEARDDVDPAIRQKVRAILAKAIRIEDG encoded by the coding sequence ATGAATGAGGAGTTGCTCGATAAGCTTCGGGACCCGGACCCCGAAGTGCGCGCGTTCGCCGCATACTATCTTAAAAACCTGGCCGGCGAGGAGGCCATCGAGCCGCTCATCGTGGCCGCGGGCGACCCTGAGGCGCCCGTCAGGCAGGGGGCCGTACACTCGCTCGCTGTGCTCGGATTTCGGACAGGACAGGGGAGAGTTGTCGGCCACGTGGAATACGCCCTGGGGGACCCGTCCACGGAAGTCCGGCGGGAGGCCGCCATGGCTTTGGGCGCCTGGCTCTCTGGAATGGTCGACGACGGGCGGACTGTCCGGTCATTAATAAAAACGCTGAAGGACCCCGACCCGGAGGTGGCCGAAAGGGCCGCCTTCGCGCTGGAGCGCATTTACGATAGGCGGGGAAGCTATGACCTGGCACGGCCGCTGCTCGAGGCCCGGGACGACGTGGACCCGGCCATCCGGCAAAAGGTCAGGGCGATACTGGCAAAGGCTATCCGCATCGAGGACGGTTAA
- a CDS encoding tetratricopeptide repeat protein, producing the protein MMEDLNSAIGLITKGLVVDDRMSGGIYSRLGEQEPHIENARAHMGKGDYSGVIGELRKAVTRTPNDPEVYYDLGVALFREGKLDDAIESFISAIKLDPFFAEAHFNLGVVFSKKGMTDDAIREYNRAVRLRPDYVKAHYNLALVLTNKGLIDHAKSELSVVGDIRHKQALEHYNKGVELACKGTVVIAMAEFREALRLEPSLYQAHNNIGALLAHNGMLDRAVAEYEQGLKINPEDPDLHYNMALAHSARENHNAALKELGEAIRLNPRFAEAHYSLGKTLAVLDKMDWAISEYKEALSVDPDMIMAYFDLGVALEAAGDLKGAIKAYRFFIQRSQAGNDVLRDFVDMRLAELEKKLEQA; encoded by the coding sequence ATGATGGAAGACCTGAATAGTGCCATAGGCCTTATAACAAAAGGCCTGGTGGTAGACGACCGGATGTCCGGCGGCATTTATAGCAGGCTCGGGGAGCAGGAGCCTCATATCGAGAATGCCCGGGCGCACATGGGCAAAGGAGACTACTCCGGCGTGATCGGCGAGCTCAGGAAGGCCGTCACCAGGACCCCCAACGACCCCGAAGTCTATTACGATCTGGGCGTCGCCCTCTTCCGCGAGGGGAAGCTCGACGATGCCATAGAGTCTTTTATATCTGCGATCAAGCTGGACCCGTTCTTCGCGGAAGCGCATTTTAACCTTGGCGTCGTATTCTCAAAAAAGGGCATGACGGACGACGCCATAAGGGAATACAACCGGGCGGTTCGGCTCAGGCCCGACTACGTGAAGGCGCACTACAACCTGGCCCTGGTGCTCACTAACAAGGGTCTCATCGACCACGCGAAGAGCGAGCTCTCGGTCGTGGGGGACATCCGGCATAAGCAGGCGCTGGAGCACTACAACAAGGGCGTGGAGCTGGCCTGCAAGGGCACGGTCGTCATCGCCATGGCCGAGTTCCGGGAGGCGCTCCGGCTCGAGCCCAGCCTGTACCAGGCGCACAATAACATCGGTGCCCTACTCGCGCATAACGGCATGCTCGATCGGGCAGTGGCCGAGTATGAGCAGGGGCTCAAGATCAACCCCGAGGACCCGGACCTGCACTATAACATGGCGCTCGCCCACAGCGCCCGGGAGAACCACAACGCCGCGTTAAAGGAGTTAGGTGAGGCCATACGGCTGAACCCGAGGTTCGCCGAGGCCCACTACAGCCTGGGAAAGACGCTGGCCGTGCTCGACAAGATGGACTGGGCCATATCCGAGTATAAGGAAGCCCTGAGCGTCGACCCGGACATGATCATGGCCTATTTCGACCTGGGCGTCGCCCTCGAGGCCGCGGGCGACCTGAAGGGCGCCATCAAAGCGTACCGGTTCTTCATCCAGCGCTCTCAGGCGGGAAACGATGTGCTGCGGGATTTCGTCGACATGCGGCTGGCCGAGCTGGAAAAGAAGCTTGAGCAGGCGTGA
- a CDS encoding ribonuclease Z, with protein sequence MRVRFLGTNGWFDSETGNTVCTLLEADGRHVVLDAGNGIHKLGLYASRAAVDLFLSHYHFDHIEGLHTIVKLPLKSLRIFGMEGAEDTLRAIIKKPYTVPLGEGPFPVEVCELPRDKAKAPYLEDFRLLVHSDPCMGYRFRLGGRTIAYCTDTGLCDNLIKLGRDADLLITECSELSGRHSDLWPHMNPEDAVEAAKRSGAKRLVLTHFNAHLYDTLEARKSIQARMGGALTVAFDDMTLEV encoded by the coding sequence ATGCGAGTCAGGTTCCTGGGCACGAACGGCTGGTTCGACTCCGAGACGGGCAACACGGTCTGCACGCTCCTGGAGGCGGATGGCAGGCACGTCGTGCTCGATGCCGGCAACGGCATCCACAAGCTGGGCCTTTACGCCTCGCGCGCTGCGGTGGACCTCTTTTTAAGCCACTACCACTTCGACCACATCGAGGGCCTGCACACCATCGTCAAGCTCCCGCTGAAGAGCCTGAGGATATTCGGCATGGAGGGAGCCGAAGATACGCTCCGTGCCATCATTAAAAAACCCTATACGGTCCCCCTGGGCGAGGGGCCATTCCCGGTCGAAGTATGCGAGCTTCCCCGGGATAAGGCGAAGGCGCCCTACCTGGAGGACTTCAGGCTTTTAGTCCACTCCGACCCGTGCATGGGCTACAGGTTTCGGCTTGGCGGCCGCACCATCGCCTACTGTACCGATACGGGGCTCTGCGATAACTTAATAAAACTGGGCCGGGACGCGGACCTTCTCATCACGGAGTGCTCCGAGCTTTCGGGCCGGCACAGCGATCTCTGGCCGCACATGAACCCCGAGGACGCCGTGGAGGCGGCGAAGAGGTCCGGGGCGAAGAGGCTGGTCCTGACCCACTTTAACGCGCATCTCTATGATACGCTCGAAGCCCGAAAAAGCATCCAGGCCCGCATGGGCGGAGCCCTCACGGTGGCTTTCGACGACATGACGCTCGAGGTCTAG
- a CDS encoding EFR1 family ferrodoxin (N-terminal region resembles flavodoxins. C-terminal ferrodoxin region binds two 4Fe-4S clusters.) — protein sequence MATTCILYFSQTGNTEKVAYTIAGRFQGEGLENVTLHLEDAHDFPEAYEDVDILGIGFPTFFGYPPPHVMRFIEGLKGNGRSAFVFTTYGGSTAGDSLYDAATALVKRGFKVLGGLKIEASDNYPQSIWLKINEGRPNEIDLARSEEFATMVIKSYNDGRSIDPMALASSNPFFVKKRDKPRKKTVDALRRKVEGKVIFNKDMCLFCETCKKSCPTKSISSGEAHPVFSWKCMDGMRCYQCVRVCPGKALLYEQPVSDREYKKLLKSIADTPEEKARQYIVA from the coding sequence ATGGCTACCACGTGCATCCTGTATTTTTCACAGACCGGCAACACCGAGAAGGTGGCCTATACGATCGCCGGCCGCTTCCAGGGTGAAGGCCTGGAAAACGTGACGCTGCACCTGGAGGACGCCCACGACTTCCCCGAGGCCTACGAGGACGTGGACATCCTGGGCATCGGCTTCCCCACGTTCTTCGGCTACCCGCCCCCTCACGTCATGCGCTTCATCGAGGGCCTGAAAGGCAATGGCAGGAGCGCCTTCGTTTTTACGACCTACGGCGGCAGCACGGCGGGCGACAGCCTCTATGATGCGGCCACGGCCCTGGTGAAGCGCGGCTTTAAGGTCCTGGGCGGCCTGAAGATAGAGGCCTCCGATAACTATCCTCAGAGCATATGGCTTAAGATCAACGAGGGCCGCCCGAACGAGATCGACCTGGCCCGGAGCGAAGAGTTCGCTACGATGGTCATAAAATCGTATAACGACGGCCGGAGCATCGACCCGATGGCGCTGGCCAGCTCGAACCCGTTCTTCGTGAAAAAACGCGATAAGCCCAGGAAGAAGACCGTGGACGCCCTGCGCAGGAAGGTCGAGGGCAAGGTCATTTTCAACAAGGACATGTGCCTGTTCTGCGAGACCTGCAAGAAGTCCTGCCCCACGAAGAGCATTTCCTCAGGAGAGGCGCACCCTGTGTTCAGCTGGAAGTGCATGGACGGCATGCGGTGCTACCAGTGCGTCCGGGTATGCCCGGGCAAGGCACTGCTCTACGAGCAGCCCGTGTCGGACAGGGAGTACAAAAAACTGCTCAAGAGCATCGCCGACACGCCCGAGGAAAAGGCCCGGCAATACATCGTCGCCTGA
- a CDS encoding PKD domain-containing protein, translating to MFPHGHPLIIATAVAVALSFSTPAALAATYSVPVDYPTISAAIANASAGDTVSVASGTYHENVVIDKTISLIGRDTGGSMPTIAVTSGTGITVAADSVVVQRLRVQGGATGILVRDCGLVNVMECIVVGNGYGITVSGAHGCAVMNNTVSGNSNIGIYILNSNGCPVYLNEVKGNQYGISLAGTSSLCSAYMNALESNGGGNGLANGYVNSWNSSIPLSYGYGGKQFSGYLGNYWDNLGGTDSNGDGIVDTAVLLAENNGDHAPLVAPIPERPAADFTSDSTGGPVPLPIQFTDASVGYPVSWLWDFGDGTASNTQNPAHIYQNKGSYTVTLTVNNVRGEGQIVRSNYIVAGTTATPTPTATASPTATPEPWPTSTPTPAATATPPGSPTPTATPKPSPGMGWLAALAATAAACALAQRES from the coding sequence ATGTTCCCCCATGGCCATCCCCTCATCATCGCGACGGCCGTGGCCGTCGCATTATCCTTTTCGACCCCCGCCGCGCTGGCCGCCACGTACTCGGTGCCCGTGGACTACCCCACGATCAGCGCCGCCATAGCCAACGCCTCGGCCGGCGATACCGTCAGCGTGGCCAGCGGCACTTACCACGAGAACGTCGTGATCGATAAGACCATCAGCCTCATCGGCCGGGACACGGGGGGCAGCATGCCTACCATCGCCGTCACGTCGGGCACGGGCATCACGGTCGCCGCCGACAGCGTCGTCGTGCAGAGGCTGCGCGTCCAGGGCGGCGCCACCGGCATACTGGTCCGGGACTGCGGCCTGGTGAACGTCATGGAGTGCATCGTGGTCGGCAACGGGTACGGCATCACGGTCTCCGGGGCGCATGGCTGCGCCGTCATGAACAACACTGTCAGCGGCAACAGCAACATCGGGATCTATATCCTCAACTCGAACGGCTGCCCGGTTTATCTGAACGAGGTCAAGGGCAACCAGTATGGCATATCCTTGGCAGGGACCAGCTCCTTGTGCTCGGCCTACATGAACGCGCTGGAGTCCAACGGCGGAGGGAACGGCCTGGCCAACGGGTACGTGAACAGCTGGAACTCGTCCATCCCGCTCTCCTATGGCTATGGCGGAAAGCAGTTTTCGGGCTACCTGGGCAACTACTGGGATAACTTGGGCGGCACGGACTCCAACGGGGACGGGATCGTGGACACGGCGGTCCTGCTGGCCGAGAACAACGGCGACCACGCCCCCCTCGTCGCGCCCATACCGGAACGCCCCGCGGCCGACTTTACTTCCGATAGCACAGGCGGCCCCGTGCCCCTGCCCATACAGTTCACGGACGCCAGCGTCGGGTACCCGGTGAGCTGGCTCTGGGACTTCGGGGACGGCACCGCATCGAACACGCAGAACCCGGCCCACATCTACCAGAATAAAGGCTCATATACCGTTACGCTGACCGTGAATAACGTCCGGGGCGAGGGCCAGATCGTGCGGAGCAACTACATCGTGGCCGGCACGACGGCGACGCCCACGCCCACGGCCACGGCATCGCCCACGGCCACGCCCGAGCCCTGGCCTACGTCCACCCCCACCCCGGCCGCGACTGCAACCCCCCCGGGAAGCCCAACCCCGACGGCCACGCCGAAGCCGAGCCCGGGCATGGGCTGGCTTGCGGCGCTCGCTGCAACGGCCGCGGCCTGCGCCCTCGCGCAAAGGGAAAGTTAA
- a CDS encoding cob(I)yrinic acid a,c-diamide adenosyltransferase, which yields MGYVYIYYGTGAGKTTSALGLALRSIGQGRKVVIVQFLKWWKDTGEYKITGRLKPDYEVRQFGRPGWICRNAGRGEVNEGGVVLKVRGIEEADREMARKGLEFAGQKLAEKPGLLVLDEICLAAHMGILAVEDVLGLIRDLPAETDVVMTGRFAPIELMERADFVNEIVPRKFPGKLVTKRGNQY from the coding sequence ATGGGATATGTCTATATATATTATGGGACCGGGGCGGGCAAGACGACCAGCGCCCTGGGCCTGGCCCTGAGGTCAATAGGCCAGGGCAGGAAGGTGGTGATCGTCCAGTTCTTAAAGTGGTGGAAGGATACTGGCGAGTATAAAATAACGGGGCGGCTCAAGCCCGACTACGAGGTCCGACAGTTCGGGAGGCCGGGCTGGATCTGCCGGAACGCCGGGAGGGGCGAGGTGAACGAGGGCGGCGTTGTACTGAAGGTGAGAGGAATAGAGGAGGCAGATAGGGAAATGGCACGGAAGGGCCTGGAATTCGCCGGCCAGAAGCTCGCAGAAAAGCCGGGCCTGCTGGTGCTCGACGAGATCTGCCTGGCCGCCCACATGGGCATCCTGGCCGTGGAGGACGTGCTCGGCCTTATTCGCGATCTGCCGGCGGAAACGGACGTTGTGATGACCGGGAGATTCGCCCCGATTGAGCTGATGGAGAGGGCGGACTTCGTCAACGAGATCGTACCCCGGAAGTTTCCCGGGAAGCTCGTGACGAAGCGGGGGAACCAGTATTAA
- a CDS encoding adenosylcobalamin-dependent ribonucleoside-diphosphate reductase, giving the protein MEKISKVMKRDGKIVDFDRNRIMGAVHRAFTASGTGGKAEARKVADEAISRLVERHAGRVPTVENIQDAVVETLRDLGFDEVADEYESYRKKKEELRGIGKELGIEEEPKLTVNALEVLRRRYLLRDENGEVVETPAGMFRRVARAIAAAEGRYGDDPRDAEEDFYRVMSRLEFLPNSPTLFNAGSGTGLAMSACYVLPVEDSLEGIFTAVRNMALIEQSGGGVGFDFSRLRPAGDIVRSTKGVASGPVSFMRVFDTSTDVIKSGGKRRGAMMAILRVDHPDILEFIKSKARPGVLTNFNISVAATDEFMRAVENGEEYDLVNPRTGKSVGRLDARRVWTMMAENAWKGGDPGVIFIDEIERHNQTPRVGRIEATNPCGEQPLLPYESCNLGSINLSRMVKGQAIDWEKVRDTIWIGVHFLDNVIDVNPYPLEEIGDMTRANRKIGLGVMGFAEMLIRLGIPYDSDEALDRGGEIARFLDEEAVKASEELAERRGPFPNYPGSIWRRPRRNATVTTIAPTGTISIIAGCSSGIEPLFAVAFMRHVLGGERLFEINPIFERIAKDRGFYGSDLLDRVVRQGTVDGIGEVPEDVKRLFVTAHDISPERHVRMQAAFQKYTENAVSKTVNLPGKATSGDIERVYRLAYDLKCKGVTVYRYGSKGRQVLNLGAGDGEKIPVTVSGEFAGGTPSDTCQVCG; this is encoded by the coding sequence ATGGAAAAGATTTCCAAGGTGATGAAAAGGGATGGAAAGATCGTCGATTTCGATCGGAACAGGATCATGGGCGCCGTCCATAGGGCCTTTACGGCCTCGGGCACGGGCGGGAAGGCCGAGGCACGGAAGGTCGCCGACGAGGCCATAAGCCGGCTGGTCGAGAGACATGCGGGCCGTGTGCCCACGGTGGAGAATATCCAGGACGCCGTGGTGGAAACTCTGAGAGATCTGGGATTCGATGAGGTGGCCGATGAATACGAGAGCTACAGGAAAAAAAAGGAGGAGCTCAGGGGCATCGGGAAGGAGCTGGGCATCGAGGAGGAGCCGAAGCTCACCGTGAACGCCTTAGAGGTGCTGAGGAGGAGGTACCTGCTCAGGGATGAAAATGGCGAGGTCGTGGAGACCCCGGCCGGGATGTTCAGGCGCGTGGCCCGGGCTATTGCCGCTGCTGAAGGGAGGTATGGCGACGACCCCCGTGATGCGGAGGAGGACTTCTACCGGGTCATGAGCAGGCTGGAATTCCTGCCCAACTCGCCGACGCTCTTCAACGCCGGATCGGGCACGGGCCTGGCCATGTCCGCCTGCTACGTCCTTCCGGTGGAGGACTCGCTGGAGGGGATATTCACGGCCGTGAGGAACATGGCCCTGATAGAGCAGAGCGGCGGGGGAGTCGGCTTCGATTTCTCGAGGCTGAGGCCGGCGGGGGACATCGTGCGCTCGACCAAGGGGGTCGCCTCTGGCCCGGTGAGCTTCATGAGGGTCTTCGACACCTCCACCGACGTTATCAAGTCCGGGGGAAAGAGGCGCGGGGCGATGATGGCCATACTCCGGGTCGACCACCCCGACATCCTGGAGTTCATAAAGTCCAAGGCGCGGCCGGGAGTGCTCACGAACTTCAACATTTCCGTCGCGGCGACCGACGAGTTCATGAGGGCCGTGGAAAACGGGGAAGAGTATGACCTGGTGAACCCCCGGACCGGGAAGAGCGTGGGAAGGCTCGACGCCCGCCGCGTTTGGACCATGATGGCGGAGAACGCGTGGAAGGGAGGTGACCCTGGCGTGATCTTCATAGACGAGATCGAGAGGCACAACCAGACGCCCCGGGTGGGGCGCATTGAGGCCACGAATCCCTGCGGAGAGCAGCCGCTGCTCCCGTACGAGTCCTGCAACCTTGGCAGCATTAACCTGTCGAGGATGGTCAAAGGTCAGGCGATAGACTGGGAGAAGGTACGGGACACCATATGGATCGGCGTTCACTTTCTGGATAATGTCATAGACGTGAACCCATATCCCCTCGAGGAGATCGGCGACATGACCCGGGCCAACCGAAAGATAGGGCTCGGCGTCATGGGGTTCGCCGAGATGCTCATCCGGCTGGGCATACCATACGATTCGGACGAGGCGCTGGATCGGGGCGGGGAGATAGCCCGCTTCCTGGATGAGGAGGCGGTAAAGGCGTCCGAGGAGCTGGCGGAGCGGCGCGGGCCGTTCCCCAACTATCCGGGCAGTATCTGGCGCCGCCCCAGAAGGAACGCCACGGTGACCACGATTGCACCGACGGGGACCATCAGCATCATCGCCGGGTGCTCGTCGGGCATCGAGCCCCTGTTCGCGGTCGCGTTCATGAGGCACGTGCTCGGAGGGGAGAGGCTGTTCGAGATCAATCCGATATTTGAGAGAATAGCCAAGGACCGCGGTTTCTATGGCAGCGATCTTCTCGACAGGGTCGTGAGGCAGGGCACGGTGGACGGCATCGGGGAGGTGCCGGAAGACGTTAAAAGGCTATTCGTCACTGCTCACGACATATCCCCCGAGCGGCACGTGAGGATGCAGGCAGCCTTCCAGAAATATACCGAGAACGCCGTTTCCAAGACCGTTAACCTGCCCGGGAAGGCGACCTCCGGGGACATCGAGAGGGTCTACAGGCTGGCCTATGACCTGAAGTGTAAGGGCGTCACGGTCTACAGGTATGGGAGTAAGGGTAGGCAAGTACTTAATCTTGGGGCGGGCGACGGGGAGAAGATACCGGTGACGGTGTCCGGGGAATTCGCGGGCGGGACGCCGTCGGACACGTGCCAGGTCTGCGGGTGA